The following proteins come from a genomic window of Finegoldia magna ATCC 29328:
- a CDS encoding carbohydrate ABC transporter permease: MKDSLFEKIIKYLCIILFVLFTLGPLIWCFVITITPEYEMLKNTTSFLPSEIYWGNYKEIFDATTKSHEVLFGGLMNSLKMAALTILIGIPTAVLAGYAFYRYKFFAKNFIIKFLMITIVIPVFTTIIPIYATFARFGFLDKLFYVSIIYVSAFIPITTWIIMNYFKTLPKELLEAAEVEGLNERQIFFYVILPISYPIILTCVLMVFIMSWNQFQIPLILLSSPENKVVTLILSEFMGRNDISYGLIALCGLVSLVIPAIVAIIFRNKLISGLTQGSVKG; encoded by the coding sequence ATGAAAGACAGTTTATTTGAAAAGATAATTAAATATTTGTGCATCATATTATTCGTATTGTTTACATTGGGACCACTTATTTGGTGTTTTGTAATCACAATTACTCCTGAATATGAAATGTTAAAAAACACTACAAGCTTTTTGCCATCAGAAATTTATTGGGGAAATTACAAAGAAATTTTCGATGCAACTACCAAATCACACGAAGTTTTATTTGGTGGATTGATGAATTCGTTGAAAATGGCAGCGTTGACAATATTAATTGGAATACCGACAGCAGTTTTGGCGGGATATGCATTTTATAGATACAAATTCTTTGCGAAAAATTTCATCATTAAATTTTTGATGATAACAATAGTAATTCCAGTATTTACGACAATAATTCCAATATATGCGACATTTGCGAGATTTGGATTCTTGGATAAATTATTCTACGTATCCATAATTTACGTATCGGCATTTATTCCGATAACCACTTGGATAATCATGAACTATTTCAAAACATTGCCGAAAGAATTGCTCGAAGCTGCGGAAGTAGAAGGATTAAACGAAAGACAAATATTTTTCTACGTAATACTTCCAATCTCTTATCCAATTATACTCACTTGTGTTTTGATGGTGTTTATAATGAGTTGGAACCAATTCCAAATTCCATTGATACTTCTATCTTCACCGGAAAACAAAGTTGTCACACTTATTTTGTCGGAATTTATGGGTAGAAACGATATAAGTTACGGATTAATTGCATTGTGCGGATTGGTATCATTAGTTATTCCGGCAATAGTTGCGATTATTTTTAGAAACAAACTTATTTCAGGATTAACACAAGGATCTGTAAAAGGTTAA
- a CDS encoding acyltransferase domain-containing protein: MDTVNLFIEYVKLNINKTYELRSRIYQIIKDYDQTTEKYKSCDMDYLIEKISPDILNEACKCIEKGYEADSYIQNLSDEQIAVVLVSMLDFLKKSYEREKIDEKVFFQTISDLIFRISDYKLRNGKYGLEGFEGKWLLRMFYLNIFKLGSLQFETGRINLDEMKMKQEDLKEFEDIVNKDVIMVHIMENEDISRKSCEKSFELADEFFSNEYKYYVCYSWLLYENMRDVLKPSSKILQFQNLFEKIINIDDSSMAKERIYKNHDKNNETSLQKNMKLHPECMGVGFGIKGAHL, encoded by the coding sequence ATGGATACAGTAAATTTATTTATCGAATATGTAAAATTAAATATCAATAAGACATACGAACTGAGATCGAGAATTTATCAAATAATCAAAGATTATGATCAAACGACTGAAAAATACAAGTCTTGTGATATGGATTATTTAATCGAAAAGATTAGCCCAGATATTTTGAACGAAGCTTGTAAATGTATTGAAAAAGGATATGAAGCTGATAGTTATATTCAAAATTTATCCGATGAACAAATCGCCGTGGTTCTTGTGAGCATGTTGGATTTTCTGAAAAAGTCGTATGAAAGAGAAAAAATTGATGAGAAAGTGTTCTTCCAAACTATTTCCGATTTGATTTTCAGAATTTCAGATTACAAGTTGAGAAATGGAAAATACGGTCTTGAAGGATTCGAAGGAAAATGGCTTTTAAGAATGTTTTATCTGAATATTTTCAAATTAGGTTCTCTTCAATTTGAAACTGGTAGGATTAATCTTGATGAAATGAAGATGAAACAAGAAGATTTGAAAGAGTTTGAAGATATCGTAAATAAAGATGTAATTATGGTTCACATAATGGAGAATGAAGATATTTCACGAAAATCTTGTGAGAAATCTTTTGAACTTGCAGATGAGTTTTTCTCAAATGAGTACAAATACTACGTTTGTTATTCGTGGTTGTTATATGAAAATATGAGAGATGTTTTGAAACCTAGTTCAAAAATTTTGCAATTTCAAAACTTATTTGAAAAAATAATAAATATCGACGATTCTTCCATGGCGAAGGAAAGAATTTACAAAAATCACGATAAAAACAACGAAACTTCTCTTCAAAAAAATATGAAACTTCATCCGGAGTGCATGGGTGTGGGATTTGGTATAAAAGGCGCCCATTTATAG
- a CDS encoding ABC transporter permease, with protein MNKYIFKFETKLLLQNFTSLFFGMVFPILMSFLIISGLKDVPAPLIDEVKRSIVLSISIISPFSIFLVGLSALFAKDLEEGVYDRLDLFSINHLSMAKYKFIVYYLFWTVCNIFYFVVMKYTLGVNIPLISIIKHTGFVTLIAVASFFIGYSICIFFKKFSISFSLSMGIYFLSMILGGMMGIQVEDMPKGIKKIAQLIPISHFSSIEYVNEVAKGAKLNYSFFQSLIVLVLLSLVLFTISIYKNKRKSN; from the coding sequence ATGAACAAATACATTTTTAAGTTTGAAACAAAGTTACTTTTACAAAACTTTACAAGTTTATTTTTCGGAATGGTATTTCCAATATTGATGTCGTTTCTAATAATATCGGGACTCAAAGATGTTCCTGCACCTCTCATTGATGAGGTAAAAAGAAGCATAGTTTTAAGTATTAGCATTATAAGCCCATTTTCTATATTCTTAGTTGGATTATCAGCATTATTTGCTAAAGATTTGGAAGAAGGTGTCTATGATAGGTTAGACTTGTTTTCAATTAATCATTTATCAATGGCAAAGTACAAATTTATAGTCTATTATTTATTCTGGACTGTATGTAATATTTTTTATTTTGTGGTTATGAAATACACTTTAGGTGTTAATATTCCTTTAATATCAATAATAAAACACACAGGATTTGTAACTTTGATTGCTGTTGCTTCTTTTTTTATCGGATATTCTATTTGCATATTCTTTAAAAAATTCTCTATTTCTTTTTCCCTTTCAATGGGAATATACTTTTTGAGTATGATACTTGGAGGAATGATGGGGATTCAAGTAGAGGATATGCCAAAAGGAATCAAGAAGATTGCACAATTAATTCCAATTAGTCACTTTTCTTCTATAGAATATGTGAATGAAGTAGCAAAAGGAGCAAAATTAAACTATTCATTCTTTCAATCTTTAATCGTATTAGTCTTATTATCATTAGTATTATTTACTATATCTATTTACAAAAACAAACGCAAATCGAACTAA
- a CDS encoding nucleoside 2-deoxyribosyltransferase, translated as MKGYFASHFFNDAMFRWTEDLARFIEKEVDIDLYVPQRNDSINNKKDNDATITDIDIARNDMAKLREADILIACLDGLSIDDGVAGEIMAFSVMKDYEEEYKFTDKKRIIIGFVTDMRYLGTGENKLYRNQMIVGQVKDKGYFIVGYPNTDDYKKEIVDIIKREY; from the coding sequence ATGAAAGGATATTTTGCATCGCACTTCTTCAACGACGCAATGTTTCGTTGGACTGAAGATTTGGCGAGATTTATAGAGAAAGAAGTGGACATTGATTTGTATGTGCCACAACGAAATGATTCGATAAACAACAAAAAAGACAATGATGCTACAATCACTGACATCGACATCGCAAGAAATGACATGGCGAAGCTAAGAGAAGCAGACATTCTTATAGCATGTCTTGATGGATTGTCGATTGACGATGGTGTTGCAGGAGAAATCATGGCTTTTTCTGTGATGAAAGATTACGAAGAAGAATACAAATTTACTGACAAGAAAAGAATTATAATTGGTTTTGTGACAGACATGAGATATTTGGGAACTGGAGAGAACAAATTATACAGAAACCAAATGATAGTCGGTCAAGTTAAAGACAAGGGATATTTCATTGTGGGCTATCCAAATACAGACGATTACAAGAAAGAAATCGTGGATATTATTAAAAGAGAATATTGA
- a CDS encoding carbohydrate ABC transporter permease, which translates to MKKSKKGYLLLLPALFIIITTVVYPVIRTFFFSLQNYNLTEPYNIKWIGLKNYEKVLKSPDFYAALKNSLIILLLTVIIAFVCSVIVGLILNEKLRLSPILTAIAIIPWALPPLVNGIIWKFIFYPGYGLMNKILINLHLIEKPVLWTVNLKTTLFVVSVVVAWRVVPFCAILILSTLKNIPDDLYEAALVDGASKAQQFREITLPMLLPSMAIVLIQITMAAINVFDEVVTITGYKLEAATLLIYNYMHTFSYLNFGYGSAITYIIMILSGIIGYFYIKDAN; encoded by the coding sequence ATGAAAAAAAGCAAAAAAGGATACCTACTTTTGCTTCCAGCATTGTTTATCATCATAACAACAGTAGTGTATCCAGTAATCAGGACGTTCTTTTTCAGTTTACAAAATTATAACTTGACAGAACCATACAATATAAAATGGATTGGACTCAAAAACTACGAAAAAGTTTTGAAATCACCTGATTTTTACGCCGCACTCAAAAACAGTTTAATCATACTTTTGCTTACAGTAATCATAGCTTTTGTATGCAGCGTAATCGTAGGATTGATTTTGAACGAAAAACTTCGCCTAAGCCCTATTCTTACAGCTATTGCGATAATTCCGTGGGCACTTCCACCGTTGGTAAATGGTATTATTTGGAAATTTATATTTTATCCTGGATATGGACTTATGAATAAAATATTGATAAATTTACATTTAATAGAAAAACCAGTTTTGTGGACAGTGAATCTGAAGACGACTTTATTTGTAGTAAGTGTCGTTGTCGCGTGGAGAGTTGTACCATTTTGTGCGATACTAATACTTTCTACATTGAAAAACATTCCAGATGATTTGTACGAAGCAGCATTAGTTGACGGAGCATCAAAAGCCCAACAATTTAGAGAAATTACACTACCAATGTTACTTCCATCGATGGCAATAGTTCTTATCCAAATCACAATGGCAGCAATCAATGTGTTCGACGAAGTTGTTACGATAACAGGATACAAGCTTGAAGCAGCAACGTTGTTGATTTACAACTACATGCACACATTTAGTTATTTGAATTTCGGATATGGATCAGCTATCACTTATATAATTATGATTTTATCCGGAATTATTGGATATTTCTACATCAAGGATGCAAATTAA
- a CDS encoding adenylosuccinate synthase: protein MNKLAIIGAQWGDEGKGKVVNYFSQFNDIIVRSSGGANAGHTIYFKDKKYVHHLLPSITFDTDSKGFLAKGMVIELEQMIEELKVLEADFPGISKRFMVDVETFIVLPYHKEEDGLLESMRKNPIGTTKRGIGPAYQDKAARQNVRIIDLFDDELLRERVEEIVYLKNNIYEGKMHIDVDETVNYLLDKFDQLLKLGVTFTSASEIEDEIKNKRVLFEGAQGIMLDLDSGTYPYVTSSTTTAYSASCADVTLTDDDTIMGVVKAYTSRVGEGEFPTELFDEEADKLRKLGNEFGATTGRNRRVGWIDLAQLRYAIKKSKINSIVMTKADVLNGYDKVKVCVGYEIDGVEQKMPFISNDFKKAKPIYKEFDGWNDVFEVNFLKYMTFIEKELDTEISYVSYGPKTEEIMEKRDFIMNIK from the coding sequence ATGAATAAATTAGCGATAATTGGCGCACAATGGGGAGACGAAGGTAAGGGAAAGGTTGTAAATTATTTTTCTCAATTTAATGATATTATTGTAAGATCTTCTGGTGGAGCCAACGCAGGACATACTATTTATTTTAAAGACAAAAAATACGTACATCATTTACTACCATCTATAACTTTTGACACAGATTCTAAGGGATTTTTGGCAAAAGGAATGGTAATCGAATTAGAACAAATGATTGAAGAGTTGAAAGTTTTGGAAGCTGATTTCCCAGGAATTTCCAAGAGATTCATGGTCGATGTAGAAACATTTATCGTTCTACCTTACCATAAAGAAGAAGATGGATTGTTGGAATCTATGAGAAAAAATCCTATCGGAACTACAAAAAGAGGTATCGGACCTGCTTATCAAGACAAAGCTGCAAGACAAAACGTTAGAATTATTGATTTGTTTGACGATGAATTGTTAAGAGAACGCGTTGAAGAAATAGTTTATTTGAAAAACAACATCTACGAAGGCAAAATGCACATCGATGTCGATGAAACAGTAAATTATTTGCTTGACAAATTCGACCAATTACTAAAATTAGGCGTTACATTCACATCAGCATCTGAAATTGAAGATGAAATCAAAAACAAAAGAGTTTTGTTTGAAGGCGCACAAGGAATCATGCTTGATTTGGACTCAGGAACATATCCATACGTTACATCAAGCACTACAACTGCCTACAGCGCATCTTGTGCAGATGTTACATTGACTGATGATGACACAATCATGGGAGTTGTAAAAGCATACACATCCAGAGTTGGAGAAGGAGAATTCCCAACAGAATTGTTCGATGAAGAAGCTGACAAGCTTAGAAAATTAGGCAATGAATTCGGTGCTACAACTGGAAGAAATAGACGTGTAGGTTGGATTGACCTTGCACAATTACGTTATGCAATCAAAAAGAGCAAAATCAACTCAATCGTCATGACAAAAGCAGACGTATTGAACGGCTACGATAAAGTAAAAGTATGCGTTGGATATGAAATAGATGGAGTTGAACAAAAAATGCCATTCATTTCTAATGATTTCAAAAAAGCAAAACCAATCTACAAAGAATTTGACGGTTGGAACGATGTGTTTGAAGTAAACTTCTTGAAATACATGACATTTATCGAAAAAGAATTAGACACAGAAATCTCTTACGTTTCTTATGGACCAAAAACAGAAGAAATTATGGAAAAAAGAGATTTTATCATGAATATAAAATAA
- a CDS encoding ABC transporter substrate-binding protein, with the protein MKKLFKVTLFLMVTALLMSGCSKGNTNESSKGTTDDKNSAETKEVSLMIPEWGVPTKEMLADFEKESGIKVNVMPTSWDDIRNKISTAAAGKNAAADVYEVDWSWVGEFQKAGWLEPIEMDKADLEDMKTTSTFMIDNKLYAIPYSNDYRIGFYNKAMYEKAGLTKEPQTWDDVINDAKVLKEKKVCEYPISNPMAADEKTTTTFLWLAYTRNGKVFNDDNTLNEEATLDALTILDKINRPGLSDPANRTASGAFDKLKNGECAFMVGPSSNVMSVNDKEKSKVVDQVMPIVLPGKDKKATATVPFAEAIGVSPYSKNKEAAMKFAKWYTSKETQYKLYNALSNLPTRTSVIEQLLNEGKIKNPGAMLELAKVIETPFPNGVPIYYTKMSTEIFNTINQMANEKLTPEQAAKQMVTNVNKIVEENK; encoded by the coding sequence ATGAAAAAACTTTTTAAAGTAACTTTATTCTTAATGGTTACAGCACTACTTATGAGCGGATGCTCCAAAGGAAACACAAATGAATCCTCTAAAGGAACAACTGATGATAAAAATTCAGCAGAAACTAAAGAAGTTTCACTTATGATTCCTGAATGGGGAGTTCCTACAAAAGAAATGTTGGCTGATTTTGAAAAAGAATCAGGCATTAAAGTAAATGTAATGCCAACGAGCTGGGATGATATCAGAAACAAAATCTCTACAGCAGCAGCAGGAAAGAATGCAGCAGCAGATGTTTATGAAGTTGACTGGTCATGGGTTGGTGAATTCCAAAAAGCTGGCTGGTTAGAACCAATCGAAATGGACAAGGCAGATTTGGAAGATATGAAGACTACTTCAACATTTATGATTGACAATAAGTTATATGCAATTCCATATTCTAACGACTACAGAATCGGATTCTACAACAAAGCCATGTATGAAAAAGCTGGTTTAACAAAAGAGCCACAAACATGGGATGATGTTATCAACGATGCAAAAGTTCTAAAAGAAAAGAAGGTTTGCGAATATCCTATTAGTAACCCAATGGCAGCTGATGAAAAAACAACTACTACATTCTTATGGTTAGCTTACACAAGAAATGGCAAAGTATTTAATGATGACAACACATTAAATGAAGAAGCTACATTGGATGCTCTTACAATCTTGGATAAAATAAATCGTCCTGGATTATCAGATCCAGCTAACAGAACAGCTTCTGGTGCATTTGATAAATTGAAAAATGGCGAATGTGCATTCATGGTAGGACCATCATCTAACGTAATGAGTGTTAACGACAAAGAAAAATCAAAAGTAGTTGACCAAGTAATGCCAATAGTATTACCAGGAAAAGACAAAAAAGCTACAGCTACAGTACCATTTGCTGAAGCAATCGGAGTATCACCATATAGCAAGAACAAAGAAGCTGCAATGAAATTTGCAAAATGGTACACTTCAAAAGAAACACAATACAAATTGTATAATGCATTATCTAACTTACCTACAAGAACTTCTGTAATTGAACAACTTCTAAACGAAGGTAAAATCAAAAACCCAGGAGCTATGTTAGAACTTGCAAAAGTAATCGAAACACCATTCCCTAATGGAGTTCCTATTTATTATACAAAAATGAGCACAGAAATATTCAATACTATCAACCAAATGGCTAACGAAAAATTAACACCAGAACAAGCAGCAAAACAAATGGTAACAAATGTTAATAAGATAGTTGAAGAAAATAAATAA
- a CDS encoding TetR/AcrR family transcriptional regulator — MSYLDEKKKDNKLQIIQSAIKMFEKKGVEKTTIRDIMNNTDLGLGTFYSYFKDKEDLKEQIVLSKVVDLVLEAEKKCTQEDHVERFISFTDFIIDYYIAHPFEFELVASNLNWALYAKVENEERFAEADTTLKYILNKYSQLFSKEYSDSQKLYILSLTIETVISTCKLAIRKDSILSIDEMKSVLVEVIKQILNR; from the coding sequence GTGTCGTATTTGGATGAAAAGAAAAAGGATAATAAATTACAAATAATCCAATCTGCAATTAAGATGTTTGAGAAAAAGGGCGTTGAGAAGACTACTATCAGGGATATTATGAATAACACTGATTTGGGATTGGGAACTTTTTATTCGTATTTTAAGGACAAGGAAGATTTGAAGGAACAAATCGTCCTGTCAAAGGTTGTTGATTTGGTGCTTGAAGCCGAGAAAAAATGCACGCAAGAAGATCATGTCGAGAGGTTTATTAGTTTTACAGATTTTATAATTGATTATTACATTGCTCATCCTTTTGAGTTTGAACTTGTTGCGAGCAATTTGAACTGGGCGTTGTATGCGAAGGTTGAAAATGAAGAAAGATTTGCCGAAGCGGACACTACACTGAAATACATTTTGAACAAGTATTCACAGTTGTTCTCAAAGGAATATTCTGATTCACAAAAATTGTATATTCTTTCTTTGACTATTGAGACTGTGATTTCAACTTGCAAACTTGCAATCAGAAAGGATTCTATTTTATCGATTGATGAAATGAAGTCTGTTTTGGTTGAGGTGATTAAACAAATTTTAAATAGATAA
- a CDS encoding ABC transporter ATP-binding protein — translation MATLKFSNICKTYENNFKAIENFNLELKDKEFVVFVGPSGCGKSTILRIIAGLEDITSGQLFIDDVCVNDVSPKDRDIAMVFQNYALYPHKNVYDNLAFGMKIRKVDKNTIDEKVKKVSEILDLQDLLNRKPGQLSGGQRQRVALGRAIVRNPKVFLMDEPLSNLDAKLRVQMRAEIVKLQKDLQTTMIYVTHDQTEAMTMGDRIVIMKDGVIQQIGTPDEIYKHPINIFVAEFIGSPTINILGAEDFYIASGKKIESNLCVGLRPENLRIVEGDDYVITVIENLGSEKFVHVEREGIKLTIKYSGETEYSLGDKISLRIKNDAILNYFDKNTGESVSI, via the coding sequence ATGGCAACTTTAAAATTTAGCAATATTTGCAAAACTTATGAGAACAATTTCAAAGCTATCGAAAATTTTAACTTGGAACTAAAGGACAAGGAATTTGTCGTTTTTGTTGGGCCATCAGGTTGTGGGAAATCTACTATTTTGAGAATTATAGCAGGACTGGAAGATATCACATCAGGACAACTTTTCATTGACGATGTATGCGTAAATGATGTGAGTCCAAAAGATAGGGACATCGCTATGGTTTTTCAAAATTACGCACTTTATCCTCACAAAAACGTCTACGATAACTTGGCGTTTGGGATGAAGATTAGAAAAGTAGACAAGAATACAATTGATGAGAAGGTCAAGAAAGTCTCTGAGATTTTGGATTTGCAAGATTTGCTCAACAGAAAACCTGGACAATTATCAGGTGGACAAAGACAAAGAGTCGCTCTTGGAAGAGCTATTGTCAGAAATCCAAAAGTTTTCTTGATGGATGAACCGTTGAGTAACTTGGATGCAAAGCTTAGAGTTCAAATGAGAGCAGAAATTGTAAAACTACAAAAAGATTTACAAACGACAATGATTTATGTAACTCACGATCAAACAGAGGCGATGACTATGGGAGACCGAATAGTTATCATGAAAGATGGAGTTATCCAACAAATAGGCACCCCGGATGAGATTTACAAGCATCCTATCAATATTTTTGTTGCAGAATTCATTGGCAGCCCAACTATTAATATATTGGGAGCTGAGGATTTTTATATCGCGTCTGGAAAGAAAATCGAATCCAACTTGTGTGTTGGTCTTAGACCAGAAAACTTGCGTATAGTTGAAGGCGACGATTATGTAATTACTGTTATCGAAAATTTGGGTAGCGAAAAATTCGTTCACGTTGAAAGAGAAGGCATCAAACTTACTATAAAATATTCCGGAGAAACAGAATATTCACTTGGAGATAAGATTTCTCTTAGAATAAAAAATGATGCCATATTAAATTATTTTGATAAGAACACAGGCGAATCTGTGTCAATATAA
- a CDS encoding ATP-binding cassette domain-containing protein: protein MIKLNNVKVQYKDKIAVDIKDEIVLEDAHKIGIIGSNGAGKSTLIKAILGLVNYSGSISSDIPKEKIAVHMQFNNYSETVKTKDIIQMITNKKIESDENLMDLIKYFDFEKLLHKSFKKLSGGEKQKLTLILVMWQNSPVTIFDEVTTGLDFVSRQSLMEKIVEYYKDKSTTILMVSHYYQELEDICDKLLYLHEGKVLFYGKKREMFLKYCTSSVILTEKNSITESLIPKDIRLEAMENKIAAGFHDINTEKRLISTLVDNDQQFERLNDSIELTVLNALKKEGAK, encoded by the coding sequence ATGATTAAATTAAATAACGTTAAAGTTCAATACAAAGACAAAATTGCTGTTGATATTAAAGATGAAATCGTCCTAGAAGATGCTCATAAAATAGGAATTATTGGATCAAATGGTGCCGGAAAATCCACGTTAATTAAGGCAATTTTGGGATTAGTTAATTATAGTGGAAGCATTTCAAGTGATATACCCAAAGAAAAAATTGCAGTTCACATGCAGTTTAACAATTATTCAGAAACGGTAAAAACAAAAGATATTATTCAAATGATTACTAATAAAAAAATAGAATCAGATGAAAATTTGATGGATTTAATAAAGTATTTCGATTTCGAAAAATTGCTTCACAAATCATTTAAAAAATTATCTGGTGGAGAAAAACAAAAACTCACTTTGATTTTGGTTATGTGGCAAAATTCTCCAGTCACTATATTTGATGAGGTAACAACAGGGCTAGATTTTGTGAGTCGACAATCATTAATGGAAAAAATAGTAGAATACTACAAAGACAAGTCGACAACAATCCTCATGGTTAGTCATTATTATCAAGAATTAGAGGATATTTGTGATAAGTTGTTGTATTTACATGAAGGAAAAGTTCTTTTCTATGGGAAAAAAAGAGAGATGTTCTTAAAGTACTGTACAAGTTCAGTTATTTTAACCGAAAAAAACAGTATAACAGAATCACTTATACCAAAAGATATAAGATTAGAAGCAATGGAAAACAAAATAGCTGCAGGATTTCATGATATAAATACAGAGAAAAGATTGATATCCACTCTTGTGGATAATGATCAACAATTCGAACGTTTGAATGATTCTATTGAACTTACAGTTCTTAATGCATTGAAGAAGGAAGGAGCAAAATAA